One segment of Streptomyces sp. NBC_01463 DNA contains the following:
- a CDS encoding carbohydrate ABC transporter permease gives MVVLEAEVRDRPKVAPAKADDAPRADREESRSPVRWALLGVLFVVMIVPVYLLVVNAFKSQQDILDNPFSIPLGGLTFEHMSAAVNSPQFNVIHGYGFTLFLVVLVDVLCILLAGPAAYAIARSLKRRTQLVLLYFLAGTFIPGAAVIIPVIYVLREIGLANTVTGLVAHDVASTLPVSIFLFVGFIRTIPVDIDHAATIDGAGRNRTFWSIIFPLMRPAVVTVLILNSIGIWNDFISPQILLSPSSGHYTVTTAVYAGISQYSTDLTKVFPNLLLAIAPVVIFFIYMQRHIISGLTVGAVKG, from the coding sequence GTGGTTGTACTGGAAGCAGAGGTCCGCGACAGGCCGAAGGTCGCGCCGGCCAAGGCGGACGACGCGCCGCGGGCGGACCGGGAGGAGTCCCGCTCGCCCGTGCGGTGGGCCCTTCTCGGGGTGCTCTTCGTCGTCATGATCGTGCCGGTGTACCTGCTCGTGGTGAACGCCTTCAAGTCGCAGCAGGACATCCTCGACAACCCGTTCTCGATCCCGCTCGGCGGGCTGACCTTCGAGCACATGTCGGCGGCGGTCAACAGCCCGCAGTTCAACGTCATCCACGGCTACGGCTTCACGCTGTTCCTCGTCGTTCTCGTGGACGTGCTGTGCATCCTGCTCGCGGGCCCCGCCGCGTACGCGATCGCGCGCAGCCTCAAACGGCGCACCCAGCTGGTCCTGCTGTACTTCCTGGCCGGCACGTTCATCCCGGGTGCCGCGGTGATCATCCCGGTGATCTACGTGCTGCGCGAGATCGGCCTGGCCAACACGGTGACCGGCCTGGTCGCGCACGATGTGGCGTCCACCCTGCCGGTGAGCATCTTCCTGTTCGTCGGCTTCATCCGCACCATCCCGGTGGACATCGACCACGCGGCGACGATCGACGGCGCGGGCCGCAACCGGACGTTCTGGTCGATCATCTTCCCCCTGATGCGCCCGGCGGTCGTCACCGTGCTCATCCTCAACTCGATCGGGATCTGGAACGACTTCATCTCCCCGCAGATCCTGCTCAGCCCCTCGTCGGGGCACTACACGGTCACCACGGCGGTCTACGCCGGCATCAGCCAGTACTCGACCGACCTGACGAAGGTGTTCCCCAACCTCCTGCTCGCCATCGCACCCGTCGTCATCTTCTTCATCTACATGCAGCGCCACATCATCAGCGGTCTCACCGTCGGCGCCGTGAAGGGCTGA
- a CDS encoding sugar ABC transporter permease — MVELAELTAGPDLRARRRARLRESAVSFGMMGPAVLLYTVMTVVPVGVAVYLSFTDWDGFSTAAFTGLDNYKHLFDDPSSSDAWYVTALIAAVGTVLMVGLGLVYALALKGRSRANSFFRAVAYFPHVISALILGYLWAAILGTNGAINNTLAKFGIEPVGFLFDEQFALISLIAVIVWAGFGFNVVLFVAALQTVPAELLEAAAIDGASKRQINLRIVIPMIAPVVTVATVLNLVGLIRAYDIVVSLTGGGPAGSTQTFTYLILARSFEGTKVGYATAQAVFLMVVSAVFALVVTALRNRQDQAATGS; from the coding sequence GTGGTGGAACTCGCAGAGCTGACCGCGGGACCGGATCTCCGGGCACGGCGCCGGGCGCGGCTGCGCGAGTCGGCCGTCTCCTTCGGGATGATGGGCCCGGCGGTGCTGCTCTACACGGTGATGACCGTCGTCCCGGTGGGAGTCGCGGTCTACCTCAGTTTCACCGACTGGGACGGCTTCTCCACCGCCGCCTTCACCGGACTCGACAACTACAAGCACCTCTTCGACGACCCGAGTTCGTCGGACGCCTGGTACGTGACGGCGCTGATCGCCGCGGTCGGCACGGTCCTGATGGTGGGCCTGGGGCTCGTGTACGCGCTCGCGCTCAAGGGCCGTTCGCGTGCGAACTCGTTCTTCCGGGCCGTCGCGTACTTCCCGCATGTGATCAGCGCGCTGATCCTGGGCTATCTGTGGGCGGCGATCCTCGGCACCAACGGCGCCATCAACAACACGCTCGCCAAGTTCGGGATCGAGCCGGTCGGCTTCCTCTTCGACGAGCAGTTCGCGCTGATCTCGCTGATCGCCGTGATCGTCTGGGCCGGATTCGGTTTCAACGTCGTGCTGTTCGTCGCCGCCCTGCAGACGGTGCCGGCCGAGCTGCTGGAGGCGGCGGCGATCGACGGCGCCTCCAAGCGGCAGATCAACCTGCGGATCGTGATCCCCATGATCGCGCCCGTGGTGACCGTGGCGACGGTGCTGAACCTGGTGGGGCTGATCCGGGCGTACGACATCGTGGTCAGCCTCACCGGAGGCGGTCCGGCCGGGTCCACGCAGACGTTCACCTATCTCATTCTCGCCCGGTCCTTCGAGGGCACCAAGGTCGGCTACGCGACCGCGCAGGCGGTGTTCCTGATGGTGGTGTCCGCGGTGTTCGCCCTCGTGGTGACGGCGCTGCGCAACCGTCAGGACCAGGCCGCGACAGGAAGTTAG
- a CDS encoding right-handed parallel beta-helix repeat-containing protein produces the protein MRRRPPSRTGLWSAAALLASLTMVAAGHPAAAHPVRPLAGQTYYVSPAGQDTADGKTTGTPFRHIQKCADVLVPGDTCLILSGTYEETVVPARSGTAALPITYRAAPGADVTVSGASRIGGFEPVTAADVTAIAQADPFAANSQFSDAVAAGHIYSTDVDLGADVSTVQVFTDKTMDIEAQWPYPGLDLLDPALQYAGAGSADATVADADLTRPAGYWDGARALTGYWYISATTTVKSSAVGSVTLDAAPPCVHKVVPAETRYALSGKIGELAHPGEWFYDATAKRLYLYGTDDPDSHVVEAKRRTLGFDLTNTGHTTIDGIGLFATTVKTGPTSTGVTLDGIKGRYLSHYTDITRGATDCGSTVTRGVGDTGIILDGTHNSVVNSDLSLSAGNGIALRGQNNTATDNVIHDVDYMGTYAAGIAVQGNSQTVTHNTISRVGRSGINLQWNEVAGLTPGKDVIAYNDISGYARMSLDVAAIYTCCSAWMMGTAIDHNVLHDPAPATTSTTFGISGIYADNGQSDLVIANNVGWGNREGTVMLNGLGTGSHDNGVYNNTGGMTLFYVKEPGQSTGTKIYNNLGTIRGLAGATDGGLVLSDNLDPAVDPLFVDAANHDFRLTAGSPARNQAIALPGINDGSVDPAPSLGAYQYGAPKWTAGARR, from the coding sequence ATGAGAAGGAGGCCGCCGTCCCGCACGGGACTGTGGTCCGCAGCCGCCCTGCTCGCATCCCTGACCATGGTGGCGGCCGGCCACCCCGCCGCCGCCCATCCGGTCCGCCCCCTGGCGGGACAGACCTACTACGTCTCGCCGGCCGGCCAGGACACCGCCGACGGCAAGACCACCGGCACGCCGTTCCGGCACATCCAGAAGTGTGCCGACGTGCTGGTGCCCGGTGACACGTGTCTGATCCTGTCCGGCACGTACGAGGAGACCGTCGTGCCGGCGCGCTCCGGCACCGCCGCGCTCCCCATCACCTACCGTGCCGCGCCGGGGGCGGACGTCACGGTGAGCGGCGCCTCCAGGATCGGCGGCTTCGAGCCGGTCACCGCCGCCGATGTCACCGCGATCGCCCAGGCCGATCCGTTCGCCGCGAACTCGCAGTTCAGCGACGCGGTGGCGGCCGGACACATCTACAGCACGGACGTCGACCTCGGCGCGGACGTGAGCACCGTCCAGGTGTTCACCGACAAGACGATGGACATCGAGGCGCAGTGGCCCTATCCCGGGCTCGACCTCCTCGACCCCGCGCTCCAGTACGCCGGCGCGGGCAGCGCGGACGCCACCGTCGCCGACGCGGACCTGACCCGCCCGGCGGGGTACTGGGACGGCGCGCGTGCCCTCACCGGCTACTGGTACATCTCGGCCACCACCACGGTGAAGAGCTCGGCCGTCGGCTCGGTGACGCTGGACGCCGCGCCGCCGTGCGTCCACAAGGTCGTGCCCGCCGAGACGCGCTACGCGCTCTCCGGGAAGATCGGCGAACTCGCCCACCCCGGCGAGTGGTTCTACGACGCGACCGCCAAGCGGCTGTACCTGTACGGCACCGACGACCCGGACAGCCACGTCGTCGAGGCCAAGCGCCGCACCCTCGGCTTCGACCTGACGAACACCGGCCACACCACGATCGACGGGATCGGCCTGTTCGCCACCACGGTCAAGACCGGTCCGACCAGCACCGGCGTCACCCTGGACGGCATCAAGGGCAGGTACCTGTCGCACTACACCGACATCACCCGGGGCGCGACCGACTGCGGCAGCACGGTGACGCGGGGCGTCGGTGACACCGGGATCATCCTCGACGGCACCCACAACAGCGTCGTGAACAGCGATCTGTCGCTGAGCGCCGGGAACGGCATCGCGCTGCGCGGACAGAACAACACCGCGACGGACAACGTGATCCACGACGTCGACTACATGGGCACCTACGCGGCGGGCATCGCCGTGCAGGGCAACAGCCAGACGGTCACGCACAACACGATCTCCCGCGTCGGCCGCAGCGGCATCAACCTCCAGTGGAACGAGGTGGCGGGCCTCACCCCGGGCAAGGACGTGATCGCCTACAACGACATCTCCGGGTACGCCCGGATGAGCCTGGACGTCGCCGCGATCTACACCTGCTGCAGCGCGTGGATGATGGGCACCGCCATCGACCACAACGTGCTGCACGACCCGGCGCCGGCCACGACGTCGACCACGTTCGGGATCTCGGGGATCTACGCCGACAACGGCCAGAGCGACCTCGTGATCGCGAACAACGTGGGCTGGGGCAACCGGGAGGGCACCGTGATGCTCAACGGTCTGGGCACCGGATCGCACGACAACGGCGTCTACAACAACACCGGCGGCATGACGCTGTTCTACGTGAAGGAGCCGGGGCAGTCGACCGGAACGAAGATCTACAACAACCTGGGGACGATCCGGGGTCTCGCCGGCGCGACGGACGGCGGGCTCGTCCTCTCCGACAACCTCGACCCGGCCGTCGATCCGCTGTTCGTCGACGCGGCGAACCATGACTTCCGGCTCACCGCCGGATCACCGGCACGCAATCAGGCGATCGCGCTGCCGGGCATCAACGACGGTTCCGTGGATCCGGCGCCGAGTCTCGGGGCCTACCAGTACGGAGCACCCAAGTGGACGGCGGGCGCCCGCCGTTAG
- a CDS encoding GntR family transcriptional regulator, translating to MASQASGGFVSTLATNKDRFRKTLISDQVYELLRQAVVEGDLAPNDRVVESEIARRLGVSQAPVREAVKRLAREGLFTHVPRRGHFVVEISSQDADYARQVREPLEGLAARLAAEHITPEQLAELDAQVERMHRAVAANDVSSFRDADVEFHSLVSQFAGNPFLARMWEVIEPSLRTLRAISDPLFGGDWQAMAEEHGRLVSLLRTGEPDKAAQAFADHAAGRGPVPDVREPGKPRRKAAATKRTAAAKASPKSS from the coding sequence ATGGCATCACAAGCGTCCGGTGGGTTCGTCTCCACGCTGGCCACCAACAAGGACCGGTTCCGCAAGACCCTGATCTCGGACCAGGTGTACGAACTGCTCCGCCAGGCCGTCGTCGAGGGCGATCTCGCACCGAACGACCGTGTGGTCGAGTCCGAGATCGCGCGGCGGCTCGGCGTGAGCCAGGCCCCGGTCCGCGAGGCCGTCAAGCGGCTGGCCCGTGAGGGCCTTTTCACACACGTGCCGCGGCGCGGGCACTTCGTCGTCGAGATCTCCTCGCAGGACGCCGACTACGCCCGTCAGGTGCGTGAACCGCTGGAGGGCCTCGCCGCGCGCCTTGCCGCCGAGCACATCACCCCGGAGCAGCTCGCCGAGCTCGACGCGCAGGTCGAGCGGATGCACCGGGCGGTGGCCGCGAACGACGTCAGCAGCTTCCGCGACGCCGACGTGGAGTTCCACTCCCTGGTCAGCCAGTTCGCAGGCAATCCCTTCCTGGCCCGCATGTGGGAGGTCATCGAGCCGAGTCTGCGCACCCTGCGGGCCATCTCCGACCCGCTGTTCGGCGGTGACTGGCAGGCGATGGCCGAGGAGCACGGGCGGCTCGTGAGCCTGCTGAGGACCGGCGAGCCCGACAAGGCGGCCCAGGCGTTCGCCGACCACGCCGCGGGCCGCGGGCCCGTGCCGGATGTGCGGGAGCCGGGGAAGCCGCGCAGGAAGGCCGCCGCGACGAAGCGGACGGCGGCCGCGAAGGCGTCGCCGAAGTCGAGTTGA